Within the Salvia hispanica cultivar TCC Black 2014 chromosome 4, UniMelb_Shisp_WGS_1.0, whole genome shotgun sequence genome, the region AAAAAAGTACGAGCAGAACAATTCTGAATACCACACATTAAAGCTCCAATATGGGGAAATATCCTAATCATCTCAAAACATATTTCCAGCGACCATACAACTCTCCTCCCCATCGCTACAAGAGTACAAGGTAAACATTTTACTTCAGCAAAAGTTACTGGCATTGTGCACGAACTTGCACAAGGAGACAATACACAAGTGTTTCGATAAACAGGCAATCTCAGAATCTACAATGACACGCACCTAACTAGCAACTAATTAAGCTGCTTTGGCTGTTTCTCGGGCCAATGCAAGCTTTGCGAGCAAACCGGacatttgaagatatgaaccAACTCCATCACAGATCCTCATATGAGCAAATCCTGTCTCCTGTAAAACCATCACAAGAGATTTCAGTTTAAAGGAATGTGCTTGTTCAGTTCTAACTTTATTGGCTTgcactaaaatattttgtgttttctaCAAGGATGAAAAATCATCCAAGAACAAGAAACTAGTGTCTTTTCCACGGACTGAAATGCAGATTGCATCATACAAACCTTCATAAATTCCAACTTCAGATACTCAGGCATATCATAGTTTTTTATGATTCGGAATAGAGTGGTAATGATATCAGTTGGTGAATAGCCCAAATCATAGAGCTGCTTCAATCCAGCACAAGCATCGTCGAATTTCCCATCAATAACTTGGCGTACCATATTTTTGACATGCAAGGGATGGGGCTGATCACAAACCTGGAGGCAACACAATGGAGTTATAGTATTGTTTAACATTTTGAGATAAATGTAAAATCATTACTCACTTACGAACTGACCTTGAAaacattttcttgattaacAAACCCAAATCCACTATTTGTGGCTTGCAAGTTGTTCAATGCTTGCCTCATATCACCGTCAGCAGTAAAAATAATTGCTTCAAGACCTTCTGGAACATAAGGTACCTagaacaatataaatattgcGTTGAGTACCAAATAGATCTAAACAAAGTGCCAAGCAACCAAAATGGTGCAGTCATTGTAACTCTCTATGTCCAAAGGGGAAAATAAGTGTAACCCTGCAGCAAAAGCATTTGACTTGAAGAGATGTTGAACAATCTAAGTAACTTGGAAATTTCCACATGAACGTCAGCAGTAAACAGTGTCAGATCTAACTGGAAAGGGATTAACCTTTTCAGCTGCAACCACCACCATGAGACGTCCAAGGATCTCTTGATCGGATAGTCTAGAAAATCGAACAAGAGCACAGCGACTCTGAATAGGCTCAATAATCTTTGATGAAGTGTTGCAAGCTAGCCCAAAACGTGTAGAGTTAGAATATATTTCCATCGTCCTTCTCAAAGCTTGTTGTGCTCCTGAAGTCATGCTATCACATAATACAGAAAATTAgattcaaaaacaaaacacaataaaataaagccttaataaaaatgagtacaAGAAAAACAAAGTTGAATAAGTCGGGATCAATACAAGAGTCATGCTCTTATGCACAAGATCCATATAGAGTAACTTACGTCagtttagtagtactacatatGAGCAAAAAGCAAAAGATGCCACTGAAATTCCCTTAAAGAGAGACAGAAAAATCACCTGTCAGCTTCGTCCAAAATTATAATCTTGTGCCTTCCAGGGGGCAATGTAACTTTCTTCTGGGCAAacatctttattttgtttctcaCAACATCAATTCCTCTGGCCAAATTCATGAATATAAGCATAAGAAAAGCAACAATTGAGTGAATCCCAGTCATGTAAACAAGACATAAGAAAATACGTCAATACCTATCATCTGATGCGTTTAGCTCCAAGACTGCCTCTCTATAATTTGGGCCAAGGAGCTCATGAGCAAGAGCCAATATGCTAGTAGTCTTACCAGTTCCAGGAGGACCCTGAAAGAACCAATCAAGGCTAATTGCTGAGAAAAAAACCAGAAGATGTCCtaatttttcatctttcaaAGGTGTATAAGATCTATTCATATACATATCCAAATAGAAATTTATAAGATAGTAATGCTTACCACCGGCGTAGAATCATTTTTTGGGAATTCAGAACATTAGCGAAAATTGAAGAGACTATGCAAATTGAAAACATTACAGAACTACGATATCAGGATGTACAAACACCGAAGCACTTGGTAATAACAAATTCCGAGCCTCCTAACCAAAATCCACACAGAAAAGACCAATTTCTCGACAAGGAATAATTTGCTATACTTCCATTGTGGATACTCCATTGGACTCAAAGCATAAAATTAAACCGAAAAAGAAGAACatttgggagagagagagagtagaaTGCTGACAGCCAAAATAAGATTGGGCATGTTGCCATCGCGGGCGATGACTTGGAGGCGGGCAACGGCGTCTTGATTGCCGACGATATCAGACACCTTAGTGGGGCGAAACTTCTCCACCCATGGGATCTCTGGCCCCACCGACGACGATGATGCAGACGCCATTGCAGAGCCTTCCAATTTCAATTCAGCCACAAAACCCTCGCTTAAATcctctccttttcttctttttcctttttattcaATGCTTCCTCGCctctataaaaatattgacatttagAACAGCGCAGATTCTTATGCacaattgatattttattataaagctGTCAAAATGAGCTTATTGAAAGAAACATTAGGAAGATATCTATCCAATCCGTGCTACAGGTTTCAAAATCTACAAATACCAATatagaaacaaaatcacaatatttGAGTTCGGGGAAGGTGAAGCAGGGTGGAAGGAATCCGGCGTTGCAGTGCGGTAGGCATGGTGGCCAGGCAAGGCGAGAGAGAGTGGAGGCGCCGATTGGGAGAGAAGAGGCGAGGAAAGGGGAGATTGGTGCTAGGGCAACATACCAGTGCGAGTATTTCGGATCTCCAAAAACGTCGCAGCACTTCCCTGCTGCCTGTGGAGGCGCAGGTGAGAGAGGAGATGGACGGAGACGGCGGCAAAGTGGTGACAGCGGCAGCGGTATGTGATTGAGGCTAGGGTTCTTTATGATTTGGGCGAAAAGAATGAACAGGGTTCAAATTAAATCTTGCAGTTTCAATGAAAGGGGTTCTTTATTTGAATGATGTCAACGTactgtataaaattaaatcttgcagttttcaaattaaattttgcttatattgacattctacatgtattatattgacatattttatatagtatgttgacatttttgttgtacgaaaaaattaaaaatttttgaattttttttcaaattttgacatcggaacatatgcatgtaggatatcgttggaatccttatgaaattatctttaatttgatatatgttatatgaatttaaagttttgggatttcttttaaaagttagttataattaaacatgtagttaattgacattaatacccctattgatattttttggaatttatcctatggccttattgacgtttttcgttgatcgtattgacatttagggattaatgatctaagcctttaatttgaatatctaatgactattat harbors:
- the LOC125221780 gene encoding replication factor C subunit 2; translated protein: MASASSSSVGPEIPWVEKFRPTKVSDIVGNQDAVARLQVIARDGNMPNLILAGPPGTGKTTSILALAHELLGPNYREAVLELNASDDRGIDVVRNKIKMFAQKKVTLPPGRHKIIILDEADSMTSGAQQALRRTMEIYSNSTRFGLACNTSSKIIEPIQSRCALVRFSRLSDQEILGRLMVVVAAEKVPYVPEGLEAIIFTADGDMRQALNNLQATNSGFGFVNQENVFKVCDQPHPLHVKNMVRQVIDGKFDDACAGLKQLYDLGYSPTDIITTLFRIIKNYDMPEYLKLEFMKETGFAHMRICDGVGSYLQMSGLLAKLALARETAKAA